In the genome of Paenibacillus antri, one region contains:
- a CDS encoding (Fe-S)-binding protein yields MIWTTVNGLAFLAVTAGALALFIRVVRRRYDYLRLGRKIGGRELGEALREAAARGTKRFAAEVFGQKKLLKDARSGVMHIVIFYGFILLQFGALDIVVRGLFGGPPPLPGYAVFELLQETTVALVLLAMGYATYRRYGEKLKRLKRGWKPSVVTWFIYSLMASVLLTLAFDRLRHGEEAAWTAPISSALASAFGGVGELGASIGFYVSWWAHLLILLSFLVYVPQSKHFHILTAPLNLLLKRTEPVGRLTKLDLEDETAETFGVGTVEHFTQKQMLDFYACVECGRCTNVCPASSTGKLLSPMHMIVKLRDHLIEKGAAVTSKSPWVPAFGAAEGGAHVMSEAAPAAIAGLPPPITDIAPTMAAQQAGWTLRPDAKPEEVALVGGVMTEEEIWACTTCRNCEDQCPVGNEHVDKIVDLRRHLVLMEGSLPHDGQRAMQNIERQGNPWGLSRSDRAKWIDELKLPQPAPADPLTRVPTVKENPNFDILFFVGSMGSYDNRTKKVSRAVARLLNEAGVDFAVLGNEEKGSGDTPRRLGNEMLFQQLAGENVATFEKYGVRRIVTACPHTYNALKNEYPEFGLAADVEVLHHTELLAQLVAEGRLQAKHEVKERVTYHDSCYLGRYNEVYEPPRDVLRAIPGVELIEMERSRSNGMCCGAGGGRMWMEETQGKRVNLARTEQALAVDPTVVASACPYCLTMVEDGTKLKNVEDRVKARDVAELLEAAVFGT; encoded by the coding sequence TTGATTTGGACAACGGTCAATGGGTTGGCGTTTTTGGCGGTAACGGCGGGGGCGCTCGCGTTGTTTATTCGCGTCGTCCGCCGCAGGTACGACTATTTGCGGCTCGGCCGGAAGATCGGCGGGCGCGAGCTGGGCGAGGCGCTGCGCGAGGCGGCCGCCCGGGGGACGAAGCGGTTCGCCGCCGAGGTGTTCGGGCAGAAGAAGCTGCTGAAGGACGCGCGGAGCGGGGTCATGCACATCGTCATTTTCTACGGCTTCATCCTTCTCCAATTCGGCGCGCTCGACATCGTCGTTCGCGGGCTGTTCGGCGGACCGCCGCCGCTGCCCGGCTACGCCGTCTTCGAGCTGCTGCAGGAGACGACGGTCGCGCTCGTCCTGCTGGCGATGGGGTACGCGACGTACCGCAGGTACGGGGAGAAGCTGAAGCGGTTAAAGCGAGGCTGGAAGCCGAGCGTCGTGACGTGGTTCATCTATTCGCTCATGGCTTCGGTGCTGCTCACGCTCGCGTTCGACCGGCTGCGGCACGGCGAGGAGGCGGCCTGGACCGCGCCGATCAGCTCGGCGCTGGCGTCGGCGTTCGGCGGCGTCGGCGAGCTCGGCGCGTCGATCGGCTTCTACGTGTCTTGGTGGGCGCATCTGCTCATTCTGCTGTCGTTCCTCGTGTACGTGCCGCAATCGAAACACTTCCATATCTTGACCGCGCCGCTCAATCTGCTGCTGAAGCGGACGGAGCCGGTCGGAAGGCTGACGAAGCTGGACCTGGAGGACGAGACCGCGGAGACGTTCGGGGTCGGGACGGTGGAGCATTTCACGCAGAAGCAGATGCTTGATTTCTACGCATGCGTCGAGTGCGGCCGCTGCACGAACGTATGCCCCGCGTCGAGTACCGGCAAGCTGCTGTCGCCGATGCATATGATCGTAAAGCTAAGGGACCACCTGATCGAAAAGGGCGCCGCCGTCACCTCCAAATCCCCATGGGTGCCCGCCTTCGGCGCGGCGGAGGGCGGCGCGCACGTCATGTCGGAGGCTGCGCCGGCCGCGATCGCCGGTTTGCCGCCGCCGATTACGGATATCGCTCCCACGATGGCGGCGCAGCAGGCAGGCTGGACGCTGCGACCCGATGCGAAGCCGGAGGAGGTCGCGCTCGTCGGCGGCGTCATGACGGAGGAGGAAATTTGGGCGTGCACGACGTGCCGCAACTGCGAGGATCAATGCCCGGTCGGCAACGAGCACGTCGACAAGATCGTCGATCTGCGCCGGCATCTCGTGCTGATGGAGGGCAGCTTGCCGCACGACGGGCAGCGCGCTATGCAAAACATCGAGCGCCAGGGCAACCCGTGGGGCCTCTCCCGCAGCGATCGGGCGAAGTGGATCGACGAGCTGAAGCTGCCGCAGCCGGCGCCGGCGGACCCGCTGACGCGCGTGCCGACCGTCAAGGAGAACCCGAACTTCGACATCCTGTTCTTCGTCGGCTCGATGGGCTCGTACGACAACCGGACGAAGAAGGTGTCGCGCGCGGTGGCGCGGCTTCTGAACGAAGCGGGCGTCGACTTCGCGGTGCTCGGCAACGAGGAGAAGGGCTCCGGCGATACGCCGCGGCGGCTCGGCAACGAGATGCTGTTTCAGCAGCTGGCGGGGGAGAACGTAGCGACCTTCGAAAAGTACGGCGTCCGCCGCATCGTCACCGCCTGCCCGCATACGTACAACGCGCTGAAGAACGAGTATCCGGAGTTCGGTCTGGCGGCGGACGTCGAGGTGCTGCATCATACGGAGCTGCTGGCGCAGCTCGTGGCGGAGGGCCGCTTGCAGGCGAAGCACGAGGTGAAGGAGCGCGTCACGTATCACGATTCTTGCTACTTAGGGCGCTATAACGAAGTTTACGAGCCGCCGCGCGACGTGCTTCGGGCGATCCCGGGCGTCGAGCTGATCGAGATGGAGCGCAGCCGGTCGAACGGGATGTGCTGCGGCGCCGGCGGCGGGCGCATGTGGATGGAGGAGACGCAGGGGAAGCGCGTCAACCTCGCCCGTACGGAGCAGGCGCTCGCGGTCGATCCGACCGTCGTCGCGTCGGCGTGCCCGTATTGCCTGACGATGGTGGAGGACGGCACGAAGCTGAAGAACGTCGAGGACCGCGTGAAGGCGCGCGACGTAGCGGAGCTGCTGGAGGCGGCCGTTTTCGGGACCTGA
- a CDS encoding electron transfer flavoprotein subunit beta/FixA family protein, translating to MNIVVLVKQTFDTEERIVLTDGVVSEDGAKFVINPYDEYAVEQGILMRDAAGGGKVTVLSVGPARVAEALRTALAMGADEAVLIDDPRIGNDEHAVSIALAAALGGAGGAGAPTLGGAPVDVLLGGNFSVDNGAGQVAVRLAALLGVPHVASVTALEASGGAARAERDAEGDVEVVEVPLPALFTAQQGLNEPRYPSLPGIMKAKKKPFATLTLDDLGLSPDDVAPKTTRVGLALPPARAAGRLLAGDPAAQAAELARLLRDEAKVL from the coding sequence ATGAACATCGTAGTGTTGGTGAAGCAAACGTTCGACACGGAGGAGCGAATCGTCCTGACGGACGGCGTCGTGTCCGAGGATGGGGCGAAATTCGTCATTAACCCCTACGACGAATACGCCGTCGAGCAAGGCATCTTGATGCGCGACGCGGCCGGGGGCGGCAAGGTGACGGTGCTGTCGGTCGGCCCCGCTCGCGTCGCCGAGGCGCTGCGCACCGCGCTCGCCATGGGCGCCGACGAGGCGGTGTTGATCGACGACCCGCGCATCGGGAACGACGAGCACGCGGTGTCGATCGCGCTCGCGGCGGCGCTCGGGGGCGCCGGAGGCGCCGGAGCTCCGACGCTCGGCGGCGCGCCGGTCGACGTGCTGCTCGGCGGCAATTTCAGCGTCGACAACGGCGCAGGCCAGGTCGCTGTGCGGCTGGCGGCGCTGCTCGGCGTGCCGCACGTCGCGTCCGTCACGGCGCTCGAGGCGTCCGGCGGCGCGGCCCGCGCGGAGCGCGACGCGGAGGGCGACGTCGAGGTCGTCGAGGTGCCGCTGCCGGCGCTGTTCACCGCGCAGCAGGGGCTCAACGAGCCGCGCTATCCGTCCTTGCCGGGCATTATGAAGGCGAAGAAGAAGCCGTTCGCGACGCTGACGCTCGACGATCTCGGGCTGTCGCCGGACGACGTCGCCCCGAAGACGACGCGCGTCGGCCTCGCGCTGCCCCCCGCCCGCGCGGCGGGTCGCCTGCTCGCCGGCGACCCGGCGGCGCAGGCGGCGGAGCTGGCGCGGCTGCTGCGCGACGAGGCGAAGGTGTTGTAA
- a CDS encoding electron transfer flavoprotein subunit alpha/FixB family protein, whose product MAAPKTWLAFAEARDGALRQVSFEALGAARAAAADGDAIVAALIGSGVAAHADALAARGAARVYVVDRPALAVYHPEAYLAAARSIVQAVQPAGVFLGHTAAGRDLAPQLAAALRCGAVTDVTAVEPGGGEGAPPVFARPLYAGKAVERRTAAEPFVVTVRPNNVRAPDPVDGAGPADVVAIEPEGAALRAIVKDVVKKTSGKIDLSEAKVVVSGGRGVKSADGFAPLQALADALGGAVGASRGACDAGYCDYALQIGQTGKVVTPELYIACGISGAIQHLAGMSGSRVIVAINKDPEAPIFKVADYGIVGDLFDVVPLLTEAFRAR is encoded by the coding sequence ATGGCAGCACCGAAAACATGGCTTGCGTTCGCGGAGGCGCGCGACGGCGCGCTGCGCCAAGTGTCGTTCGAGGCGCTGGGCGCGGCCCGCGCCGCGGCGGCGGACGGCGACGCGATCGTCGCCGCGCTGATCGGCAGCGGCGTCGCGGCGCACGCCGACGCCTTGGCCGCGCGCGGGGCGGCGCGCGTCTACGTCGTCGACCGCCCGGCGCTGGCGGTCTATCATCCGGAGGCGTACCTCGCCGCCGCCCGAAGCATCGTGCAGGCCGTGCAGCCTGCGGGGGTGTTCCTCGGCCACACGGCGGCGGGCCGGGATCTCGCGCCGCAGCTGGCGGCGGCGCTTCGCTGCGGCGCGGTCACCGACGTGACCGCGGTGGAGCCCGGCGGCGGCGAAGGCGCGCCGCCGGTGTTCGCGCGCCCGCTGTACGCAGGCAAAGCGGTGGAGCGGCGAACGGCGGCGGAGCCGTTCGTCGTCACGGTGCGCCCGAACAACGTGCGGGCGCCGGACCCCGTCGACGGCGCCGGGCCGGCCGACGTCGTCGCCATCGAGCCCGAAGGCGCGGCGCTTCGGGCGATCGTGAAGGACGTCGTGAAGAAGACGTCCGGCAAGATCGACCTGAGCGAGGCGAAGGTCGTCGTCTCCGGCGGGCGCGGCGTGAAGAGCGCCGACGGGTTCGCGCCGCTCCAGGCGCTGGCCGACGCGCTCGGCGGCGCGGTCGGCGCGTCCCGCGGCGCCTGCGACGCGGGCTACTGCGACTACGCGCTGCAGATCGGGCAGACGGGCAAGGTCGTGACGCCCGAGCTGTATATCGCCTGCGGCATCTCCGGCGCCATCCAGCATCTCGCCGGCATGAGCGGCTCGCGCGTCATCGTCGCGATCAACAAGGACCCCGAGGCGCCGATCTTCAAGGTCGCGGATTACGGCATCGTCGGCGACCTGTTCGACGTCGTGCCGCTGCTGACCGAGGCGTTCCGAGCCCGCTGA
- a CDS encoding TetR/AcrR family transcriptional regulator, which yields MTKLKNEKYYAILQGALRTFAEHGFHKSQVSKIAKAAGVADGTIYLYFKRKEDILIALFREKLGELVAKFRASLDERADPVDSLRKLCEIHYDELEKDVDFAVVTQLELRQSSLELRREIGASFKPYIVLIEDIVRRGVESGAFRRDLDVKLTRLLVFGAMDEVVTSWLISGRKYSLRAQAEGTADFFLRGLLA from the coding sequence ATGACAAAACTCAAAAACGAAAAATATTACGCCATCCTCCAAGGCGCCCTGCGCACCTTCGCCGAGCACGGGTTTCACAAGTCGCAGGTGTCGAAGATCGCCAAGGCGGCGGGCGTCGCCGACGGGACCATCTACCTCTATTTCAAGCGCAAGGAAGATATTTTGATCGCGCTGTTCCGCGAGAAGCTGGGCGAGCTCGTGGCCAAATTCCGCGCGAGCCTCGACGAGCGAGCCGATCCGGTCGACAGCCTGCGGAAGTTGTGCGAGATCCATTACGACGAGTTGGAAAAGGACGTCGACTTCGCGGTCGTCACGCAGCTCGAGCTTCGTCAGAGCTCTCTCGAGCTAAGGAGAGAAATAGGCGCCTCCTTCAAGCCATATATTGTATTGATCGAGGATATTGTCCGGCGCGGCGTCGAGTCGGGCGCCTTCCGCCGGGATCTCGACGTGAAGCTGACGCGGCTGCTCGTCTTCGGCGCCATGGACGAGGTCGTGACGAGCTGGCTCATCTCCGGGCGGAAGTATTCGCTCCGCGCGCAGGCGGAGGGGACGGCGGACTTTTTCCTAAGAGGCTTGCTGGCGTAA